The following are from one region of the Lytechinus pictus isolate F3 Inbred chromosome 4, Lp3.0, whole genome shotgun sequence genome:
- the LOC129259388 gene encoding transmembrane protein 39A-like → MAGGRRGPGRPQMSRSMPPPPIHATNVVHGGNSSSQGSSVRHRGGTGGSGSNTPLTTLITITPIRHPDIPNLPTEGSLLFETHTVIYLLTALFLQYINIYKTVWWLPLAPSNTAMNFHLIDPFLLIFVTLVLIRRLVWHFIIELTPIVTVVTVRYCILQAIKLVITLTFLNLGLWCLWQLMNNNSPLNLLFLAYPLISYFLLYGLTLDFNTTLFSQLAPPAKGSKEELLWNGITMLTPAKHKCSHVPNEIRQEADLLKLDFNSRMKSVLFNSMVCAYYVGFVPICFLQPAMYLDLWWSCFLIAFVWINSFVMFGSHFLPVAYCDALHRCSLHLGRWQKMEHGYSNTPQHLWSDTTVWPQGVLVRYNKGIYRATGQQNVAFPSDRSYARFYFMFHDPLRVLNLFVFLQLGVIATQLYLLIRHSHWHYVISLSLLLFCNYYVLFKLLRSRFILGKIYRPMHDEME, encoded by the exons ATGGCAGGAGGTCGACGTGGTCCAGGACGACCTCAGATGAGCCGATCGATGCCACCTCCACCGATTCATGCCACTAATGTTGTTCATGGGGGGAATTCTTCATCCCAGGGTTCGTCCGTTCGACATCG TGGAGGTACTGGCGGCAGTGGCAGCAACACCCCTCTAACTACCCTAATCACCATCACACCGATCCGTCATCCTGATATCCCTAACCTGCCAACAGAGGGCAGTCTTCTCTTTGAGACGCACACTGTTATCTACTTACTGACTGCCCTGTTTCTTCAATACATCAACATCTATAAGACGGTCTGGTGGTTGCCTCTTGCCCCTTCTAACACAGCCATG AACTTTCATCTCATCGATCCGTTCCTGTTGATCTTTGTAACACTGGTTCTCATCCGGCGCTTGGTATGGCATTTCATCATTgag CTGACACCGATAGTTACGGTCGTTACAGTGCGTTACTGCATCCTTCAGGCCATCAAGCTCGTCATCACCCTGACTTTCCTCAATCTTGGCCTCTGGTGTCTTTGGCAGCTGATGAACAACAACTCTCCTCTAAATCTTCTCTTCCTCGCTTACCC GTTGATCTCCTATTTTCTCCTGTACGGCCTGACCCTCGACTTCAACACGACCCTGTTTTCACAGCTTGCTCCCCCGGCCAAGGGGAGCAAGGAGGAACTCTTATGGAACGGTATCACCATGTTGACGCCTGCCAAGCACAAATGTTCCCACGTCCCCAACGAGATCAGACAGGAAGCCGACCTCCTCAAGCTAGACTTCAACTCCCGTATGAAGAGCGTGCTTTTCAACTCCATGGTCTGTGCATACTACGTTGGCTTTGTGCCGATTTGTTTCTTACAG CCGGCCATGTACTTGGATCTGTGGTGGTCGTGTTTTCTCATAGCCTTTGTGTGGATCAATTCATTTGTGATGTTTGGCTCACATTTCTTACCCGTGGCGTACTGCGACGCACTCCATCGATGCTCCCTACACCTTGGTCGGTGGCAGAAGATGGAACATGGGTATAGCAACACACCTCAACACCT TTGGTCAGACACAACGGTTTGGCCGCAAGGGGTACTGGTCAGATACAACAAGGGTATCTATCGGGCAACTGGACAACAGAATGTAGCCTTTCCCTCAGACCGGTCCTATGCTCGTTTCTAT TTCATGTTCCATGACCCGCTTCGAGTCCTCAACCTCTTCGTGTTCTTACAACTGGGCGTCATAGCAACCCAACTCTATCTCCTCATCCGTCATTCTCACTGGCATTACGTCATCTCCCtctccctcctcctcttctGCAACTACTATGTTCTCTTCAAGTTGCTGCGCAGCCGCTTCATCCTGGGCAAGATCTATCGACCCATGCATGACGAGATGGAGTAG